From a single Chloroflexota bacterium genomic region:
- a CDS encoding phenylacetate--CoA ligase translates to MTVVGRYWDRAAETLPRADREALQMARVRACVARLQRSSSPFHRRLEGIEPAALQTHADLARLPFTTKDDLRETYPFGMFAVPMREVVRVHASSGTTGKPTVVGYTRNDLDLWADVLARGLVAGGLTEDDIFQNAAGYGLFTGGLGMHDAVEKIGAMVVPTSSGNTVRQVMLLRDFGVTALHATPSYALHVAEVAAAEGIDLRQAPLRAVFLGAEPMSEALQDEVAEALGVTVYEQYGLSEIIGPGVASACGEGRWLHVWDDHYIPEVVDPETGERLPDGTAGELVFTAPTKEALPMLRYRTRDRSFLTREPCPCGRTSARIGKILGRTDDMLIVRGVNVFPSQIEHALVRLAGLAPHYQLVLTTRADRQDELHVRIEPTDHRGAELGTRLALEAQARATLRDALGLSVVVELVAPGAIPRSEGKAVRVLDQRQP, encoded by the coding sequence ATGACCGTCGTCGGGCGCTACTGGGATCGGGCGGCCGAGACGCTGCCCCGCGCCGACCGCGAAGCGCTCCAGATGGCGCGCGTGCGGGCCTGCGTCGCGCGGCTTCAGCGGTCAAGCTCGCCGTTCCACCGGCGGCTGGAGGGCATCGAGCCAGCCGCACTCCAGACGCACGCCGACCTTGCCCGGCTGCCGTTCACGACGAAGGACGATCTCCGTGAGACGTACCCCTTCGGCATGTTTGCCGTGCCCATGCGGGAGGTCGTACGCGTCCACGCCTCCAGCGGCACGACCGGTAAGCCAACGGTCGTCGGCTACACCCGCAACGACCTCGACCTCTGGGCCGACGTGCTGGCACGCGGGCTGGTGGCCGGCGGGCTGACCGAGGACGACATCTTCCAGAACGCCGCCGGCTACGGCCTCTTCACCGGCGGCCTGGGCATGCACGATGCGGTCGAGAAGATCGGGGCGATGGTCGTGCCGACCTCCTCGGGGAACACCGTGCGGCAGGTGATGCTCTTGCGCGATTTCGGCGTGACAGCCCTGCATGCCACCCCATCCTACGCGCTGCACGTGGCCGAAGTGGCCGCCGCCGAGGGGATCGACCTCCGACAGGCGCCGCTCCGGGCGGTCTTCCTGGGGGCCGAGCCGATGTCCGAGGCGCTGCAAGACGAGGTCGCCGAGGCCCTGGGCGTCACCGTCTACGAGCAGTATGGCCTCTCCGAGATCATCGGGCCGGGCGTCGCGTCGGCCTGCGGCGAGGGGCGCTGGCTGCACGTCTGGGACGATCACTACATCCCTGAGGTCGTCGATCCTGAGACGGGCGAGCGTTTGCCAGACGGCACGGCCGGCGAGCTGGTCTTCACCGCGCCGACCAAGGAAGCCCTGCCGATGCTCCGCTACCGCACGCGGGACCGCTCCTTCCTGACGCGGGAGCCGTGCCCGTGTGGGCGGACCAGTGCGCGGATCGGCAAGATCCTCGGCCGCACGGACGACATGCTGATCGTGCGGGGGGTCAACGTGTTCCCGTCGCAGATCGAGCATGCGCTGGTCCGGCTGGCGGGCCTCGCGCCGCACTATCAACTGGTGCTCACCACCCGCGCCGACCGCCAGGATGAGCTGCACGTCCGCATCGAGCCGACAGACCACCGTGGGGCCGAGCTGGGGACGCGGCTGGCGCTGGAAGCCCAGGCCCGGGCGACGCTGCGAGACGCGCTCGGCCTGTCGGTGGTGGTGGAGCTGGTCGCCCCGGGGGCGATCCCGCGCAGCGAGGGAAAGGCCGTGCGGGTGCTCGACCAGCGCCAGCCGTAG
- a CDS encoding DUF433 domain-containing protein, with amino-acid sequence MPRHADARIICDPHICGGEPTVAGTRIPVSAIVVQWRFYQDRARVLRAFPRLDAPSLDAALGYYEANRHEIDLLIARNEQDASSPA; translated from the coding sequence ATGCCGCGTCATGCCGATGCCCGCATCATCTGCGATCCTCACATCTGTGGTGGTGAGCCGACGGTCGCCGGTACCCGCATCCCGGTCAGCGCAATCGTCGTACAGTGGCGGTTCTACCAGGATCGCGCCCGCGTGCTGCGCGCGTTTCCGCGTCTCGACGCGCCGTCCCTTGACGCGGCTCTCGGGTATTACGAGGCAAACCGGCACGAGATTGACCTGCTGATTGCGCGTAACGAGCAGGACGCCTCTTCGCCAGCCTGA
- a CDS encoding enoyl-CoA hydratase/isomerase family protein, producing the protein MARIEARKRGPIGEIHLNRPEVLNAMGREWPRDMLAAAQEMQDDPAIRVVLVTGEGRTFCSGLDLTQLSRGEIPNQFFHDAEYAFRAMETMDKAVIAGLQGYCIGGGLQLAIACDVRIAADDAMLGLPAVQEAFLPGMGTYRLPRLIGMGHARHLILSGENIDAAEAYRVGLVNKVVPRADLEAELEAWARRYLDVPRPSLTWAKRLSNQALDLTFDEFVPVFDRAMETVLASEEHLAARAAWLERIAQRAAEREARKPAP; encoded by the coding sequence ATGGCACGCATCGAGGCGCGCAAGCGTGGGCCGATTGGCGAGATCCACCTGAACCGGCCCGAGGTTCTCAACGCGATGGGGCGTGAGTGGCCGCGGGATATGCTGGCCGCCGCCCAGGAGATGCAGGACGACCCGGCCATCCGTGTCGTCCTGGTGACTGGCGAAGGCCGGACCTTCTGCTCGGGGTTGGACCTGACACAGCTCTCCCGTGGCGAGATCCCCAACCAGTTCTTCCACGATGCCGAGTACGCCTTCCGCGCGATGGAGACGATGGACAAGGCCGTCATCGCCGGGTTGCAGGGGTACTGCATCGGCGGCGGGTTGCAGCTGGCCATCGCTTGCGACGTGCGGATCGCTGCTGACGACGCCATGCTCGGGCTGCCGGCCGTGCAGGAGGCGTTCCTGCCCGGTATGGGGACGTACCGGCTGCCCCGGCTCATCGGGATGGGGCACGCTCGGCACCTGATCCTCAGCGGTGAGAACATCGACGCGGCTGAAGCGTACCGTGTCGGGCTGGTCAACAAGGTCGTGCCGCGCGCCGACCTCGAAGCCGAACTGGAGGCCTGGGCGCGGCGCTACCTGGATGTTCCCCGCCCGAGCCTGACCTGGGCCAAGCGGCTCTCGAATCAGGCCCTTGACCTCACCTTCGACGAGTTCGTGCCCGTCTTCGACCGGGCGATGGAGACGGTCCTCGCCTCCGAGGAGCACCTGGCCGCTCGCGCCGCCTGGCTCGAACGGATCGCGCAGCGGGCCGCCGAGCGCGAGGCGCGCAAGCCAGCACCCTGA
- a CDS encoding DUF4118 domain-containing protein yields the protein MLHRARTINPVAAAGMVGGIALVAGLIAIAEVVVSAPPLSILFLLPVMFTAVTWGWWYALGSSVLAFVAYDYLFVEPRHTFSIHDPEEWIALIVFMIVSALISNLAARERARREQASRQAWTATFLYELSRALGEAGVDAGLRTVSERLRSEFRLDGVVISRADPEGRLTPIVSVGKAGPALGSEPAGRVFAPPSSGARAGRWIVMRARGGSPGDQPSASRSARTPVANFPLRHESQQLGMLRLVGRPDGLADDETRLLATIADRLAVALGTELLRQEANRAEILRRADELRAALLNSVSHDLRTPLAAIKASAESLLQKDITWSEDDRDAFASAIDREADRLTRLVANLLDMSRIEGGALRPQRDWYDVGELVREVLARLHPVLHDRPVELTIAPGLAPVSLDYLMMDQVVTNLIENAVKYTPPGSPIILTVMPMAGGARLSVEDRGPGIPAARRERVFDKFFRLDTNSRVRGSGLGLAVSRGLVEGHGGRIWVEAGSGPEDQPGARFVVEIPSETAQPAAPQIASAEPASAEPASAESASAESASAESAPASVQEPPR from the coding sequence ATGCTCCATCGCGCGCGCACCATCAACCCTGTCGCTGCCGCCGGTATGGTCGGCGGCATTGCCCTGGTTGCGGGCCTGATCGCCATCGCAGAGGTCGTCGTCTCGGCCCCGCCGCTCTCCATCCTCTTCCTGCTGCCGGTCATGTTCACCGCCGTGACCTGGGGCTGGTGGTATGCCCTCGGGTCGTCGGTGCTCGCCTTCGTCGCCTACGACTACCTGTTCGTCGAGCCGCGCCACACCTTCAGCATCCACGATCCCGAAGAGTGGATCGCCCTGATCGTGTTCATGATCGTTTCGGCGCTCATCAGCAATCTTGCCGCGCGTGAGCGCGCCCGCCGCGAGCAGGCCAGCCGGCAGGCCTGGACCGCCACCTTCCTGTACGAGCTGAGCCGCGCACTGGGCGAGGCGGGGGTAGACGCGGGACTGCGGACGGTGTCCGAGCGTCTCCGCAGCGAGTTCCGGCTGGATGGCGTCGTCATCTCACGTGCGGACCCCGAGGGACGCCTGACTCCCATCGTGTCAGTCGGGAAGGCAGGTCCGGCGCTCGGCTCGGAACCGGCCGGACGCGTCTTTGCGCCGCCGAGCAGTGGCGCGCGCGCTGGCCGCTGGATCGTCATGCGTGCGCGCGGCGGCAGCCCCGGCGACCAGCCATCCGCGAGCCGCAGCGCCCGGACGCCCGTCGCCAACTTCCCGCTGCGCCACGAAAGCCAGCAACTCGGCATGCTGCGCCTGGTGGGCAGGCCAGACGGACTCGCCGACGACGAAACCCGCCTGCTGGCGACCATTGCCGACCGGCTGGCGGTGGCGTTGGGCACCGAGCTGCTGCGCCAGGAGGCCAACCGCGCCGAGATCCTCCGGCGGGCTGACGAGCTGCGAGCCGCGCTGCTCAACTCCGTCTCGCACGATCTCCGCACCCCGCTGGCCGCCATCAAAGCCTCCGCCGAAAGCCTGCTCCAGAAAGACATCACCTGGAGCGAGGACGACCGCGACGCGTTCGCTTCGGCCATCGACCGCGAAGCCGACCGGCTCACCCGGCTCGTCGCGAACCTGCTCGACATGTCCCGTATCGAGGGCGGCGCGCTGCGGCCCCAGCGAGACTGGTACGATGTCGGGGAGCTGGTCCGTGAAGTGCTGGCGCGGCTCCACCCGGTCCTGCACGATCGCCCGGTCGAGCTGACGATTGCGCCCGGACTCGCGCCGGTCTCGCTCGACTACCTGATGATGGATCAGGTGGTCACCAACCTGATTGAGAACGCCGTGAAGTACACGCCGCCCGGCAGCCCGATCATCCTGACTGTCATGCCGATGGCCGGCGGCGCCCGGCTGAGCGTCGAAGATCGTGGCCCGGGCATCCCGGCCGCCCGGCGAGAGCGGGTGTTCGACAAGTTCTTCCGCCTGGACACCAACAGCCGCGTGCGCGGCTCGGGGCTCGGGCTGGCCGTCAGCCGGGGCCTGGTCGAAGGGCACGGCGGGCGGATCTGGGTGGAGGCTGGGAGCGGCCCGGAGGATCAGCCAGGGGCACGTTTCGTGGTCGAGATTCCCAGCGAGACCGCCCAACCGGCCGCCCCGCAGATCGCGTCAGCCGAGCCCGCGTCAGCCGAGCCCGCATCAGCCGAGTCCGCGTCGGCCGAGTCCGCGTCGGCCGAGTCCGCGCCGGCCAGCGTGCAAGAGCCACCGCGATGA
- a CDS encoding MFS transporter, with translation MTIDREQPDRRRERQPTPDSGSRVTVQTPTPTPEPAAGGTARAGWVVLVLVFAGFISLGLPDGLLGVAFPSIRQTFSLKLDALGAVFLTGVCGYLAASLASGWVVDRIGVAMLLTLSAFATAISLLGYAFAPSWWVIVALGLVSGLGAGAIDAGLNAYVALTHSSRLLAWLHACFGLGAAAGPAIMTAVLEGGRPWQLGYILVGTVQLGLGICFLLTRQRWQAAPAPASASQRDAASAAPDALADAASTSAQIDEPRALRLLAEPAVWLTIVLFVVYTGTETAAGQWAYTLLVEGRSASPQLAGMAVSGYWGALALGRVLAGLIGDRVAPVTMLRACMLGMLAGAALLWLNLAPWLSIAGLGLIGLAAAPVFPAMIGVTPARFGAAHATTLIGFQVAAASLGIAGLPAITGVLAARTGLEIIPLLLMLSCLLMIGLHELVLRLVARLHVVIRPSPG, from the coding sequence ATGACGATAGACAGGGAGCAGCCTGATCGGCGTCGGGAGCGGCAGCCCACGCCCGATTCGGGCTCGCGGGTGACGGTGCAAACGCCGACGCCCACGCCGGAGCCGGCTGCAGGCGGAACGGCCCGGGCCGGCTGGGTCGTGCTGGTGCTGGTGTTTGCCGGGTTTATCAGCCTGGGCCTGCCAGATGGCCTCCTGGGCGTGGCGTTCCCCTCGATTCGCCAGACCTTCAGCCTGAAGCTGGATGCCCTTGGGGCCGTCTTCCTGACGGGCGTCTGCGGGTATCTCGCGGCCAGCCTGGCCAGCGGCTGGGTGGTGGACCGCATCGGCGTGGCGATGCTGCTGACACTGAGTGCGTTCGCCACGGCGATCAGCTTGCTTGGGTACGCCTTTGCGCCGTCCTGGTGGGTGATCGTCGCGCTCGGGCTCGTGTCCGGGCTGGGGGCGGGGGCCATCGACGCCGGCCTCAACGCCTACGTGGCGCTGACCCACAGCTCGCGGTTGCTGGCGTGGCTGCACGCCTGCTTCGGGCTGGGGGCTGCGGCCGGGCCAGCCATCATGACGGCGGTGTTGGAGGGCGGGCGTCCCTGGCAGCTTGGCTACATCCTGGTCGGGACCGTGCAACTGGGGCTGGGCATCTGCTTCCTGCTGACCCGGCAGCGCTGGCAGGCCGCGCCCGCGCCGGCGAGCGCATCGCAGCGCGACGCCGCATCCGCGGCGCCCGACGCACTCGCCGATGCAGCCAGCACGTCCGCTCAGATTGATGAGCCGCGCGCGCTTCGGCTCCTCGCCGAGCCAGCCGTCTGGCTGACTATCGTGCTCTTCGTGGTGTACACCGGCACCGAGACGGCCGCCGGGCAGTGGGCCTACACGCTGCTGGTGGAGGGACGGTCGGCTTCACCGCAACTGGCTGGGATGGCGGTCAGCGGCTACTGGGGTGCGCTGGCGCTGGGTCGGGTGCTGGCCGGCCTGATCGGGGATCGGGTGGCCCCGGTCACGATGCTCCGCGCCTGCATGCTCGGGATGCTGGCAGGCGCGGCCCTGCTCTGGCTGAACCTTGCGCCGTGGCTGAGCATCGCCGGCCTGGGCTTGATCGGGCTGGCGGCAGCGCCGGTCTTCCCCGCCATGATCGGCGTGACGCCGGCGCGCTTCGGGGCGGCGCACGCCACGACGCTGATCGGCTTTCAAGTGGCAGCTGCCAGCCTCGGCATTGCCGGGCTGCCGGCCATCACTGGGGTGCTGGCGGCGCGCACCGGCCTGGAGATCATCCCGCTGCTGCTGATGCTCTCGTGCCTGCTGATGATCGGCCTGCATGAGCTGGTGCTGCGGCTGGTGGCCCGGCTGCACGTGGTCATCCGCCCATCACCGGGGTGA
- a CDS encoding response regulator transcription factor, producing MSGARVLVVDDEPEITRALRSILTAHGFEPVLAATAKEGLDAIQRRRPDVLLLDLVLPDMNGLDVTRTIRQDLDLDLPIIVLSAHGEEESKVQALDLGADDFLTKPFGVKELLARMRAALRRAGGARPSGEAAIAHGPIRMDLERREVTVEGKPVHLTPKEYDMLHYLLTHVGKLVTHTTLLRAIWGPEYGDARPYLHVFVGQLRRKIEPDPAHPRYILTEPGVGYRLADA from the coding sequence ATGAGCGGCGCGCGCGTGCTGGTGGTGGACGACGAGCCGGAGATCACCAGGGCCCTCCGCTCGATCCTGACCGCCCACGGCTTCGAGCCGGTGCTGGCAGCCACCGCGAAAGAGGGACTCGATGCGATCCAGCGGCGGCGGCCAGACGTGCTGCTGCTCGACCTGGTCCTGCCGGACATGAACGGGCTGGACGTGACACGCACCATCCGCCAGGATCTCGACCTCGACCTGCCGATCATCGTCCTCTCGGCGCACGGCGAGGAGGAGAGCAAAGTCCAGGCGCTCGACCTGGGCGCAGACGACTTCCTGACCAAGCCGTTCGGGGTGAAAGAGCTGCTGGCGCGGATGCGGGCGGCCCTGCGGCGGGCTGGCGGCGCGCGGCCCAGCGGCGAGGCTGCCATCGCACACGGGCCGATTCGGATGGATCTGGAGCGGCGCGAGGTCACGGTGGAGGGGAAGCCCGTCCACCTGACCCCGAAGGAGTACGACATGCTCCACTACCTGCTGACCCACGTCGGCAAGCTGGTGACGCACACCACGCTGCTGCGGGCCATCTGGGGGCCGGAGTATGGCGACGCCCGCCCGTACCTGCACGTCTTCGTGGGGCAGTTGCGCCGCAAGATCGAGCCTGACCCAGCCCACCCGCGCTACATCCTGACCGAGCCGGGCGTGGGGTACCGCCTCGCGGACGCCTGA
- the cax gene encoding calcium/proton exchanger has protein sequence MSKPLYVLLVAAPLAVIADLLGWPSPVIFGLAALGVIPLAGLIGTATEELSVRIGPTYGGLLNATFGNAAELIITVLAIRQGLLLLVKASITGSIIGNSLLVLGASLLYGGIRHGWQRFDRDEAQHHVTLMVLAISGLFLPAMFAASQPDHWVVEEVSLLVAGVLLVTYVAYLGFSLFAGQPPKDAGESPIAPAGHHDQHEPLWSVKKALIVLAAATGATVFVSELLVRTVEPVTHQLGWTEFFVGIIIIPLIGNAAEHFSALTFAGKNRVDLTMAIAAGSSSQIALFVAPVLIFISLLMGQPMNLVFDKMELLVLGLTTAIFAFVAIDGRSNWLEGAQLLALYLIIGVVFFFLPVAGAAAGH, from the coding sequence GTGTCCAAACCGCTCTACGTGCTCCTGGTCGCCGCCCCGCTGGCGGTGATCGCCGACCTGTTAGGCTGGCCGTCGCCGGTGATTTTCGGGCTGGCCGCGCTCGGGGTGATCCCCCTGGCCGGGTTGATCGGCACGGCGACAGAGGAGCTGTCGGTCCGCATCGGCCCGACGTATGGCGGCCTCCTCAACGCGACCTTTGGCAACGCCGCGGAGCTGATTATCACGGTCCTGGCCATCCGCCAGGGATTGTTGCTGCTGGTCAAAGCGTCGATCACCGGCTCGATTATTGGGAACTCGCTGCTGGTGCTGGGGGCGTCGCTGCTGTACGGCGGCATCCGGCACGGCTGGCAGCGCTTCGACCGCGACGAGGCGCAGCACCACGTCACGTTGATGGTGTTGGCGATCTCGGGGCTGTTCCTGCCAGCCATGTTCGCCGCTTCGCAGCCGGATCACTGGGTCGTGGAGGAGGTCAGCCTGCTGGTGGCTGGCGTCCTGCTGGTGACCTACGTGGCGTACCTCGGGTTCAGCCTGTTCGCCGGCCAGCCGCCGAAGGATGCGGGCGAGTCGCCCATCGCGCCGGCTGGGCACCACGATCAGCATGAGCCGCTCTGGAGCGTCAAGAAGGCGCTCATCGTGCTGGCGGCGGCGACTGGCGCGACGGTCTTCGTGAGCGAGCTGCTGGTGCGGACTGTCGAGCCGGTGACTCATCAACTCGGCTGGACCGAGTTCTTCGTCGGCATCATCATCATTCCGCTCATCGGCAACGCCGCCGAGCACTTCAGCGCGCTGACGTTCGCCGGCAAGAACCGCGTGGACCTGACGATGGCGATTGCCGCTGGCTCGTCGAGTCAGATCGCCCTGTTTGTGGCGCCGGTCCTGATCTTCATCAGCCTGCTGATGGGCCAGCCGATGAACCTCGTGTTCGACAAGATGGAGTTGCTGGTCCTCGGGCTCACCACGGCGATCTTCGCCTTCGTGGCGATTGACGGCCGCTCGAACTGGCTGGAGGGCGCCCAGTTGCTGGCGCTCTATCTGATCATCGGGGTGGTGTTCTTCTTCCTGCCGGTGGCCGGCGCCGCTGCCGGCCACTGA
- a CDS encoding DUF5615 family PIN-like protein, whose amino-acid sequence MALPAVYLDECVDHDLVAALRWRGYAVTSALEQGRANVGETDEAQLAYAAEHGWMLLTHNERHFRALHVAYVQQARDHGGLIIMPATPPRERLLIWCALMLDWIELMPDHQSGSFKWGRLQSLLEQGFRLSGYPEQDVVLALAR is encoded by the coding sequence ATGGCGTTACCCGCGGTCTATCTTGATGAGTGCGTTGACCATGATCTGGTTGCGGCACTCCGTTGGCGCGGGTATGCTGTGACCTCAGCCCTTGAGCAAGGGCGCGCCAACGTAGGTGAAACCGATGAAGCACAGCTCGCGTATGCGGCTGAGCACGGTTGGATGCTCCTCACGCACAACGAACGGCACTTTCGTGCCCTCCATGTTGCCTATGTGCAGCAGGCGCGTGACCATGGCGGACTCATCATCATGCCAGCCACGCCCCCGCGTGAGCGACTGCTGATTTGGTGCGCGCTCATGCTTGACTGGATCGAGCTGATGCCAGATCATCAGTCTGGTTCTTTCAAGTGGGGGCGGCTGCAATCGCTTCTGGAACAGGGTTTTCGCTTGTCTGGTTACCCCGAGCAGGACGTGGTGCTCGCGCTTGCTCGCTGA